A window from Elusimicrobiota bacterium encodes these proteins:
- a CDS encoding glycosyltransferase family 39 protein, with protein MSGSRPFAALAAAALFLQGALGLYAARTHSAVYDEPLHLAAGCVLWRLGDARLTAKNPPLAVLLLSAPLRTMRVELPLQSPEWAGSFGVAFAERMLFWSGNDADGLLLRARAVNLLLSLLLSAALWAFARRRWGDGPAALAAALYAFSPSLLAHSALATSDMTATFFLILAFLALCAHLEKPAAPRAAAAGLCAAAAVLCKHTAVLFWPAAALATAAWTLGRRDGFGRARTLLAWGLLPWAAVVAVYLALSPGGWGSFLDQVSQVREIGHPSFLLGRLSRDGRLAYYAVAFLVKSTPVEVLAAAALLLRLLRVRGRSDAASLVAFSGAAVYLLVASLSHKQLGIRYVLPLYPLLALSAAPAARETGRRWAPALVLAGVLQAGAAFAAAPHHLSYFNVFAGGPAGGHRFLADSNLDWGQDLRRLRAFVEEQGQPELILSYFGTASPEYYGIRAQRFASTNAIQLRWRNSEKPRREFLVVSRTNLQGVYDPPGPRLSWLKDRAPTARLGWSLLIYDVTADAEAHRRLARGYAELGDAALAAHEDRRAAVIRCR; from the coding sequence ATGAGCGGATCCCGGCCGTTCGCCGCGCTGGCCGCCGCGGCGCTCTTCCTCCAGGGAGCGCTGGGCCTCTACGCGGCCCGCACCCATTCGGCGGTCTACGACGAGCCGCTGCATCTCGCGGCGGGCTGCGTCCTCTGGCGGCTCGGGGACGCCCGTCTCACCGCGAAGAACCCTCCGCTGGCGGTCCTGCTGCTGAGCGCGCCGCTGCGCACGATGCGCGTCGAGCTCCCGCTGCAGAGCCCGGAATGGGCGGGGAGCTTCGGCGTCGCGTTCGCCGAGCGGATGCTGTTCTGGAGCGGGAACGACGCCGACGGCCTGCTCCTGCGCGCGCGCGCGGTGAACCTGCTGCTCTCGCTGCTCCTCTCGGCGGCGCTGTGGGCCTTCGCCCGCCGGCGCTGGGGTGACGGGCCGGCGGCCCTCGCCGCGGCGCTCTACGCGTTCTCTCCGAGCCTCCTCGCGCACTCCGCGCTCGCGACCTCCGACATGACGGCGACCTTCTTCCTGATCCTCGCGTTCCTGGCGTTGTGCGCGCATCTCGAAAAGCCCGCCGCCCCGCGCGCCGCGGCCGCGGGGCTCTGCGCGGCGGCCGCGGTCCTCTGCAAGCACACGGCCGTCCTGTTCTGGCCCGCCGCCGCGCTCGCGACGGCGGCCTGGACCCTCGGACGGAGGGACGGCTTCGGCCGCGCGCGGACCCTCCTCGCGTGGGGCTTGCTCCCGTGGGCGGCGGTCGTGGCGGTCTATCTCGCGCTCAGCCCGGGCGGCTGGGGGTCCTTCCTCGATCAGGTCTCGCAGGTCCGGGAGATCGGGCATCCTTCGTTCCTTCTGGGGCGCCTTTCGAGGGACGGGCGGCTCGCCTATTACGCGGTCGCGTTCCTGGTGAAGTCGACGCCCGTCGAGGTCCTGGCGGCCGCCGCGCTGCTGCTGCGCCTCCTGCGCGTCCGGGGACGCTCGGACGCGGCGAGCCTGGTCGCATTCAGCGGAGCGGCGGTCTACCTCCTCGTCGCTTCTCTCAGCCACAAGCAGCTCGGCATCCGCTACGTCCTCCCGCTCTACCCCCTGCTTGCGCTCTCGGCGGCTCCGGCCGCGCGGGAGACCGGTCGGCGCTGGGCGCCCGCGCTCGTCCTGGCCGGCGTCCTGCAGGCCGGCGCGGCCTTCGCCGCGGCGCCGCATCATCTCTCCTACTTCAACGTCTTCGCCGGAGGCCCCGCCGGCGGGCACCGGTTCCTCGCCGATTCGAACCTGGATTGGGGACAGGACCTCCGGCGGCTGAGGGCGTTCGTCGAGGAGCAGGGCCAGCCGGAGCTCATCCTCTCGTATTTCGGGACGGCGTCTCCGGAGTACTACGGCATCCGCGCCCAGCGCTTCGCGTCCACCAACGCGATCCAGCTCCGGTGGAGGAACTCCGAGAAGCCGCGCAGGGAGTTCCTCGTCGTGAGCAGGACCAACCTCCAGGGCGTCTACGACCCGCCGGGCCCGAGGCTGTCCTGGCTGAAGGACAGGGCTCCGACCGCCCGGCTGGGATGGAGCCTGCTCATCTACGACGTCACCGCCGACGCCGAGGCGCATCGGCGGCTCGCTCGAGGGTACGCGGAGCTGGGCGATGCGGCGCTCGCCGCGCATGAGGACCGTCGGGCGGCGGTCATCCGATGCCGCTGA
- a CDS encoding transglycosylase domain-containing protein yields the protein MTRPRFYLAVGALLLCILAGGLMLRRFLAALPSYQMLEDYTPSLTTRVYDVHEELVAEFSIEKRALLTLAEIPVDLQNAVIATEDSDFFRHIGISPKGLMRAALMNFIRGRVVQGGSTLTQQLSKLIFLSPERKIVRKIKELLLSLQLERNFSKEEILQFYLNQIYFGHGAYGVQSAAHIYFNKDVKDLDLPECAMLAGLIRFPGGYSPFTHADRALVRRKVVLQRMLEEKFIQKKDLEEALKVPLPTVRGGILDAQAPYFAEYVRRHLEPKYGYNVLWRGGLKIHTTLDLTVQKAAEEEMAKALKVYDEKSLAEWKKQLDAEVAAGIDPPTVSTTPPLGIQGVFLVLDVKTGAVRAMIGGVGDQFNRSVQAKRQPGSTFKPFVWAAAMNAGMTPATLVEDSPLAYYSDGRDWRLLEGATDQQAINLATAPFAGSEEFKVWVPGNFDNKFLGVITLRKALALSRNIASVRLIEHIGPPRVVELAAKAGISSALDPVLSLGLGSSVVTPMELATAFNTFANGGIRVEPFAVTRVEDANGKMLEQHLSKMEEALSPQTAYLTTSMLKGVVQGGTGSGASRLRRPLAGKTGTTNDHRDLWFVGFTPDLLALAWMGYDDFRSLGGNDWTGGSTVVPWWTNIMEKVLKDYPPRDFPVPEDIVFITIDADTGQLALPTCPKKVLQAFLKGSEPKDYCSLDHSQPLRLKASFSSSGELSLPIGTTSQAAAEETPALPSEQDLENLYE from the coding sequence ATGACGCGTCCGCGCTTCTACCTCGCCGTCGGCGCCCTGCTCCTCTGCATCCTCGCGGGCGGGCTCATGCTCCGGCGCTTCCTCGCCGCGCTGCCCTCCTATCAGATGCTCGAGGACTATACCCCGTCTCTGACGACGCGGGTCTACGACGTCCACGAGGAGCTCGTCGCGGAGTTCTCCATCGAGAAGCGCGCCCTCCTGACGCTCGCCGAGATCCCCGTGGACCTGCAGAACGCCGTCATCGCCACCGAGGACTCCGACTTCTTCCGCCACATCGGCATCTCGCCGAAGGGCCTGATGCGCGCCGCCCTGATGAACTTCATCCGGGGCCGCGTCGTGCAGGGCGGCTCGACGCTGACCCAGCAGCTCTCCAAGCTGATCTTCCTGTCCCCCGAGCGGAAGATCGTGCGCAAGATCAAGGAGCTGCTGCTCTCGCTCCAGCTCGAGCGCAACTTCAGCAAGGAGGAGATCCTCCAGTTCTACCTCAACCAGATCTACTTCGGCCACGGCGCGTACGGGGTCCAGTCGGCCGCCCACATCTACTTCAACAAGGACGTCAAGGACCTCGACCTCCCCGAGTGCGCGATGCTCGCCGGGCTCATCCGCTTCCCCGGCGGATACTCGCCCTTCACCCACGCCGACCGGGCGCTCGTGCGGCGCAAGGTCGTGCTCCAGCGCATGCTCGAGGAGAAGTTCATCCAGAAGAAGGACCTGGAGGAGGCGCTCAAGGTCCCGCTGCCGACGGTCCGCGGCGGCATCCTCGACGCGCAGGCCCCCTACTTCGCCGAGTACGTGCGGCGCCACCTCGAGCCCAAGTACGGCTACAACGTGCTCTGGCGCGGCGGCCTGAAGATCCACACCACCCTCGACCTCACCGTGCAGAAGGCCGCGGAAGAAGAGATGGCGAAGGCCCTGAAGGTCTACGACGAGAAGTCTCTCGCCGAGTGGAAGAAGCAGCTCGACGCCGAGGTCGCCGCCGGCATCGACCCGCCGACCGTCTCGACGACCCCGCCGCTCGGCATCCAGGGCGTCTTCCTCGTGCTCGACGTCAAGACCGGCGCCGTCCGCGCGATGATCGGCGGCGTCGGCGACCAGTTCAACCGCTCGGTGCAGGCCAAGCGCCAGCCCGGCTCCACCTTCAAGCCCTTCGTCTGGGCGGCCGCGATGAACGCGGGGATGACGCCCGCGACGCTCGTCGAGGACAGCCCGCTGGCCTACTACTCGGACGGGCGCGACTGGCGCTTGCTCGAAGGGGCCACCGACCAGCAGGCCATCAACCTCGCGACCGCCCCGTTCGCCGGCTCCGAGGAGTTCAAGGTCTGGGTCCCGGGGAACTTCGACAACAAGTTCCTCGGCGTCATCACCCTGCGCAAGGCGCTGGCCCTCTCGCGCAACATCGCCTCCGTGCGCCTCATCGAGCACATCGGGCCCCCGCGCGTCGTCGAGCTCGCCGCGAAGGCCGGCATCTCCTCGGCGCTCGACCCCGTGCTCTCGCTGGGCCTGGGCTCCTCGGTGGTCACGCCCATGGAGCTCGCGACGGCGTTCAACACCTTCGCCAACGGGGGCATCCGCGTCGAGCCCTTCGCGGTGACCCGCGTCGAGGACGCCAACGGGAAGATGCTCGAGCAGCACCTCTCGAAGATGGAGGAGGCGCTCTCGCCGCAGACGGCCTACCTGACGACCTCGATGCTCAAGGGCGTCGTCCAGGGGGGGACCGGCTCGGGCGCCAGCCGCCTGCGGCGTCCCCTGGCGGGCAAGACCGGGACCACCAACGACCATCGCGACCTCTGGTTCGTCGGCTTCACCCCCGACCTGCTCGCGCTCGCGTGGATGGGCTACGACGACTTCCGCTCGCTCGGCGGCAACGACTGGACCGGCGGCTCGACCGTCGTGCCCTGGTGGACGAACATCATGGAGAAGGTCCTCAAGGACTACCCGCCGCGCGACTTCCCCGTGCCCGAGGACATCGTCTTCATCACCATCGACGCGGACACCGGCCAGCTCGCCCTGCCGACCTGTCCGAAGAAGGTCCTGCAGGCCTTCCTCAAGGGGAGCGAGCCCAAGGACTACTGCTCCCTGGACCATTCCCAGCCGCTGCGCCTGAAGGCGAGCTTCTCCTCGAGCGGGGAGCTCTCCCTGCCCATAGGGACCACCTCGCAGGCCGCCGCTGAGGAGACGCCCGCGCTGCCCTCCGAACAGGATTTGGAAAACCTTTACGAGTGA
- the alr gene encoding alanine racemase: MKGSLKWVEIDLGAVRANLRAALRLAGPAKLLAVVKADGYGHGAAAVGRVALEGGAHGLGVFTVEEALALRKAGLRGRIVLLAPPLPEQAAEVVRARLEPSVDSLALADALARRAGAAGLSVHVDLDYGLGRWGLAPKDLEPFLAALERRRRLRVAGLSAHLDYVPGRNAVEAEEKLRDFQRRCAGPKKRRPDLLRHAANSSVLLDFPHWRMDMVRVGNLLYGINPTSKEAALRSPWSFRARIIAVREVAKGQPIGYASEYLAPRRMRVATLPVGYADGLTMEPAERLIRLGTGRRYWGLLRGEEVPFVGRCAISHVLVDLARVPNAKVGDVVVLPIRRTAASARLPRLYK; encoded by the coding sequence ATGAAAGGATCCCTGAAGTGGGTGGAGATCGACCTCGGCGCGGTGCGCGCGAACCTGCGCGCCGCCCTGCGCCTCGCCGGGCCGGCGAAGCTCCTCGCGGTGGTGAAGGCCGACGGCTACGGCCACGGCGCCGCCGCGGTCGGCCGCGTCGCCCTCGAGGGAGGCGCTCACGGGCTCGGCGTCTTCACCGTCGAGGAGGCGCTCGCCCTGCGAAAGGCGGGGCTCCGCGGCCGCATCGTCCTCCTCGCCCCGCCCCTGCCGGAGCAGGCCGCGGAGGTCGTGCGCGCGCGCCTCGAGCCCTCGGTGGACTCGCTCGCGCTCGCCGACGCGCTCGCGCGCCGGGCCGGAGCCGCGGGGCTGAGCGTGCACGTGGACCTCGACTACGGCCTCGGCCGCTGGGGCCTCGCGCCGAAGGACCTCGAGCCCTTCCTCGCCGCGCTCGAACGCCGCCGCCGCCTGCGCGTCGCCGGCCTCTCGGCCCACCTCGACTACGTGCCCGGCCGCAACGCCGTCGAGGCCGAGGAGAAGCTGCGCGACTTCCAGCGCCGCTGCGCGGGCCCGAAGAAGCGCCGGCCGGACCTGCTCCGCCACGCGGCCAACAGCTCCGTCCTGCTCGATTTCCCCCACTGGCGCATGGACATGGTCCGCGTGGGCAACCTGCTCTACGGCATCAACCCCACCTCGAAGGAGGCGGCCCTGCGCTCGCCGTGGAGCTTCCGGGCCCGCATCATCGCCGTGCGCGAGGTCGCCAAAGGCCAGCCGATCGGCTACGCGAGCGAGTACCTCGCCCCGCGGCGCATGCGCGTGGCGACCCTGCCGGTGGGCTACGCCGACGGCCTGACCATGGAGCCGGCGGAGCGGCTCATCCGCCTCGGCACGGGCCGCCGCTACTGGGGCCTGCTGCGCGGAGAGGAAGTCCCCTTCGTGGGCCGCTGCGCCATCTCCCACGTGCTCGTCGACCTCGCCCGCGTCCCGAACGCGAAGGTCGGCGACGTCGTGGTCCTGCCCATACGAAGAACCGCCGCAAGCGCGCGCCTTCCGCGCCTTTACAAGTAA
- a CDS encoding FAD-dependent oxidoreductase, which yields MQNYDAVVIGGGITGAGIARDLALRGLKTLLAERSEPGAATTAASTHLIHGGLRYLLYDRPTTVTTCWDSGNIVRIARPLLRRLPILWPVYRGHKRGFTLVETLLECYDRLSPMKYGRPHLRLGAEETVRLVPGLETKGLLGALVFDEWWVPAAELVKANLESAKRAGAEVRLGSEAVSLLMEEHCVRGVTLQDREGAWDEVRADVVVNAAGPWVGRVARMAGAEIPLRLRKGTHLVYEGRLPCLHGASMPLGLILEAEDRERYVFLIPGDGRTLLGPTDLDGGSDPDKTAVTEEETRYLLASVRRYFPEFPGRPTRATCGARPILGRGDEKKLSREYEIIDHGPRDGVPGLLSAAGGKMSDFRLMGEDTGETVRRLLGRGGFCRSHLETLSGQPVRDFLPYPRPVFPAELRKNPLLRELHALSWLGVGLGVHLARAAAGKVRESTAEDFEKNYSDKARWKDAFSGIG from the coding sequence GTGCAGAACTACGACGCGGTCGTCATCGGCGGAGGGATCACCGGCGCGGGCATCGCCCGCGACCTGGCCCTGCGCGGCCTGAAGACCCTGCTCGCCGAGCGCTCCGAACCCGGGGCGGCGACCACGGCCGCCAGCACCCACCTCATCCACGGAGGCCTGCGCTACCTCCTTTACGACCGCCCGACCACGGTCACGACCTGCTGGGACTCGGGGAACATCGTGCGCATCGCGCGGCCGCTGCTGCGCCGCCTGCCCATCCTCTGGCCCGTCTACCGCGGGCACAAGCGCGGCTTCACCCTCGTCGAGACCCTGCTCGAGTGCTACGACCGCCTCTCCCCCATGAAATACGGCCGCCCGCACCTGCGCCTGGGGGCGGAGGAGACGGTCCGGCTCGTCCCGGGCCTGGAGACGAAGGGCCTGCTCGGCGCGCTCGTCTTCGACGAATGGTGGGTGCCGGCCGCCGAGCTCGTGAAGGCCAACCTCGAGTCGGCGAAGCGCGCCGGGGCCGAGGTCCGCCTCGGCAGCGAGGCCGTCTCCCTCCTGATGGAGGAGCACTGCGTGCGCGGCGTCACGCTCCAGGACCGCGAAGGCGCCTGGGACGAGGTCCGCGCCGACGTCGTGGTCAACGCCGCGGGCCCCTGGGTGGGCCGCGTCGCCCGGATGGCCGGCGCCGAGATCCCCCTGCGCCTGCGCAAGGGGACGCACCTCGTCTACGAGGGCCGCCTGCCCTGCCTGCACGGCGCCTCCATGCCGCTCGGCTTGATCCTCGAAGCGGAGGACCGCGAGCGCTACGTCTTCCTCATCCCCGGCGACGGCCGGACCCTGCTCGGCCCGACCGACCTCGACGGCGGCTCCGACCCCGACAAGACCGCCGTGACCGAAGAGGAGACCCGCTACCTCCTCGCCTCGGTGCGCCGCTACTTCCCCGAGTTCCCCGGACGGCCGACGCGCGCGACCTGCGGGGCGCGCCCCATCCTCGGCCGCGGCGACGAGAAGAAGCTCTCGCGCGAGTACGAGATCATCGACCACGGGCCCCGCGACGGCGTCCCCGGGCTCCTGAGCGCCGCCGGCGGGAAGATGTCCGACTTCCGCCTCATGGGGGAGGACACGGGCGAGACCGTGCGCCGCCTCCTGGGCCGCGGCGGCTTCTGCCGCTCCCACCTCGAGACGCTCTCGGGGCAGCCCGTGCGGGATTTCCTGCCCTACCCGCGCCCCGTCTTCCCGGCGGAACTCCGGAAGAACCCGCTGCTGCGGGAGCTGCACGCGCTGAGCTGGCTCGGCGTCGGGCTCGGAGTCCATCTGGCGCGGGCGGCCGCGGGGAAGGTCCGCGAGTCGACGGCCGAGGACTTCGAGAAGAACTACTCCGACAAGGCCCGCTGGAAGGACGCCTTCAGCGGCATCGGATGA